AGGTGAAGCATGCGATTTATGGCAAGTTCATCACCAAAACAACTAAATACATGGCACATGATGAAAACAATGATGCCAATCCTGGTGATACTGTTCTGATTATGTCAACACGACCTCTGTCCAAGAGAAAGTCTTGGAGACTGGTAGAAGTATTGGAAAGAGCAAAATAACGATCAATTTGTAAGGTAGATCATGATTCAAACGCAATCTTTACTGAATGTTGCTGACAACAGC
This sequence is a window from Rhodohalobacter sp. 614A. Protein-coding genes within it:
- the rpsQ gene encoding 30S ribosomal protein S17 produces the protein MAEAQQRSQRRTRTGKVVSNRMDKSITVAVDRQVKHAIYGKFITKTTKYMAHDENNDANPGDTVLIMSTRPLSKRKSWRLVEVLERAK